A portion of the Clostridium gelidum genome contains these proteins:
- a CDS encoding efflux RND transporter periplasmic adaptor subunit, whose translation MKKVKKIVICAVIVIAVIGAIVVKNKISLNAKSTNVVVAVSKMAVEVQNVKAVEKNSSDTYKANLEAYQQGIVSSKISGKVVSVAFENGQYVNQGDTLITLDDQDIRNNIKTSQAQLQTYQAQLNSSQVAMEKLKVNLDDAKRNYDRQKILFEKKAIAQTDFEVAEKTVNTAQADYDSGNASIQTAQANISTQNVSIANLQDSLNNTIIKAPIGGAISDKAVNIGQMASQGTALAKVNDISSVYATIQIPQDKISTVKIGQAATITVEGSDKTYDGVMQNIDLSADATARVFNCKIKIDNIDKTLYPGVYAKAELISLEKTQVISVPINALVGNEGDYSVFINDDGTAKKQKVTIGETDENNVEITSGIKDGDEIICTNTSTLQDGAEVEAVSALEG comes from the coding sequence ATGAAAAAAGTAAAAAAAATAGTTATATGTGCGGTTATTGTTATAGCAGTAATCGGTGCTATAGTAGTTAAAAATAAGATATCGTTAAATGCAAAAAGTACGAATGTTGTAGTTGCTGTTAGTAAGATGGCAGTTGAGGTACAAAATGTAAAAGCAGTAGAAAAAAATTCGAGTGATACATATAAAGCTAATTTAGAAGCATATCAACAAGGGATTGTAAGCAGTAAAATATCAGGAAAGGTAGTTTCAGTAGCGTTTGAAAATGGACAATATGTAAATCAAGGAGATACATTAATTACATTAGATGACCAGGATATAAGAAATAATATAAAAACTTCACAAGCTCAGTTACAAACATATCAAGCTCAATTAAATTCATCACAAGTGGCTATGGAAAAACTAAAAGTTAATTTGGATGATGCTAAGCGCAATTATGATAGGCAAAAAATTCTTTTTGAAAAAAAAGCTATAGCACAAACAGATTTTGAAGTTGCAGAGAAAACTGTAAATACAGCTCAAGCTGATTATGATTCAGGAAATGCAAGTATTCAAACAGCTCAAGCAAATATATCAACACAAAATGTAAGTATAGCAAATTTACAAGATTCATTGAATAATACAATTATTAAGGCGCCTATAGGTGGAGCAATAAGTGATAAAGCTGTCAATATAGGACAAATGGCATCTCAAGGTACAGCACTTGCAAAGGTTAATGATATATCGTCTGTATATGCAACAATACAAATACCGCAAGATAAAATAAGCACTGTAAAAATAGGACAAGCAGCAACAATTACTGTTGAGGGAAGCGATAAAACATACGATGGAGTTATGCAAAATATAGATTTGTCAGCGGATGCCACAGCTAGAGTTTTTAATTGCAAAATTAAAATAGATAATATTGATAAAACATTATATCCAGGTGTTTATGCAAAAGCAGAACTTATAAGCTTAGAAAAAACTCAAGTGATTTCTGTACCAATAAATGCTTTAGTTGGAAATGAAGGTGACTATTCTGTATTCATAAATGATGATGGAACGGCTAAAAAACAAAAAGTTACAATTGGAGAAACTGATGAAAATAATGTAGAAATAACATCTGGTATAAAAGATGGCGATGAAATAATCTGTACAAACACGAGTACACTGCAAGATGGTGCTGAAGTAGAAGCAGTTTCGGCATTGGAGGGATAA
- a CDS encoding efflux RND transporter permease subunit has product MNIANISIKKPVFITVIMIALTILGYTSYQKLVLNEMPNVDMPYVSVMVTEPGATAEQIESKVTKKIEDSVGKISGIETITSTVNEGYSQTTIAFDLSKNGDVAAQEVRDKISNVRGELPTDVNDPVISKFDMSASSILSIAVYGSDDTQKMTDFIDNTLNKKLYTVSGVGSVDVSGEDTREIHIKLDNNKLLSYGLAPSDVVNSIKKDNIDQSTGKVVDENNEISITTNSKIKKVEDFKNILVAKKNNAEIRVKDVAKIENGLEEKSSIAYYQGNQAIGIDIVKQSGANTVEVAKNVKTIVNEIKSSLPEGVQVDIVSDNSTSIEDSVNDVMKTIVEGCILAVIIVFLFLNEWESTLISGISLPISIISTFICMKQMNFSLNSMSLMALSLSVGLLVDDAIVVIENIVRHMHMGKSPIQAAQDATSEIGFAVIATTSAVISVFFPIAMVEGMIGKYTIEFALTVVFSMLVSLIVSFTLVPMMSAKMLKPGKKESKTFIGKFFKWFNEKFDIFAEKYSQLLVLSLNKRLLVLGICAAMFVGSIGLGTSLGFESQVATDNGQVSVSATFDSGITLDTATQKTKQLEDVISKYPEVKFMYSTVKKASTSIKIQLVDKSERKEKSKAIAEKLRGDLQGISGVQVTVAAASGAGGASKDVAYNIVGDDRSKLQTFANKIAEEMSKDPNARDVGTNSKSGTPQVRIEVDRDKAADLGVSSSDVASMLSTLFNGSSVSKYDGGTDRYDVKVSIDDNECKSLNDLDNIYVLGTKNQQVPLSQVTKKVIETTSSSLHRYNKQPQVEVSANVIGVSSGTFESNYKAKIQSELPDGVSLSIGGISGMMAKGMQSLIQAIFLSILFLYLVMAAQFESFIDPISIMFALPLAIIGAVLGLFVFGSAISMICMIGIIMLMGLVAKNGILLIDSAKEKMKEGIPIKEALREAGLVRLRPIVMTTLAMIFGMIPAAVATGAGSESRAPMSQAIIGGLITSSILTLFVVPIAYTILDDLKNKFGKLVHKKSVKIDDDEESNLNL; this is encoded by the coding sequence ATGAATATAGCAAATATTAGTATTAAAAAACCTGTATTTATAACAGTAATAATGATTGCCCTTACTATTTTAGGTTATACTAGCTATCAAAAACTAGTACTTAATGAAATGCCAAATGTGGATATGCCTTATGTTTCAGTTATGGTTACAGAGCCAGGAGCAACAGCTGAACAAATTGAATCAAAAGTAACAAAAAAAATAGAAGATTCAGTAGGGAAGATTTCTGGAATTGAGACTATAACTTCTACTGTAAACGAAGGTTATTCCCAAACTACTATAGCTTTTGATTTAAGTAAAAATGGCGATGTTGCAGCACAAGAAGTTAGAGATAAAATTTCAAATGTTAGAGGAGAATTGCCAACGGATGTTAATGATCCAGTTATCTCTAAGTTTGATATGTCAGCTTCATCAATTTTATCTATTGCTGTTTATGGCTCAGATGACACTCAAAAAATGACGGATTTTATAGATAATACTTTAAATAAAAAGTTATATACAGTATCTGGTGTTGGTTCAGTAGATGTATCTGGTGAGGATACACGAGAAATTCATATAAAACTTGATAACAACAAGTTATTATCTTATGGTTTAGCGCCAAGTGATGTTGTAAACAGCATAAAAAAAGATAATATCGATCAATCAACCGGAAAGGTTGTTGATGAAAATAATGAAATTTCTATTACTACAAATAGTAAGATAAAAAAAGTAGAAGACTTTAAAAATATCTTAGTAGCTAAAAAGAATAATGCAGAAATTAGAGTAAAAGATGTTGCAAAAATTGAAAATGGACTTGAGGAGAAAAGCAGTATTGCATACTATCAAGGAAATCAAGCAATTGGTATTGATATAGTTAAGCAATCTGGTGCTAATACTGTTGAAGTAGCAAAAAATGTTAAGACAATAGTAAATGAAATTAAATCTTCTCTGCCAGAAGGTGTACAGGTTGATATTGTTAGTGATAATTCTACATCAATAGAAGATAGTGTTAATGATGTTATGAAAACTATTGTTGAAGGGTGTATATTAGCAGTTATTATAGTATTTTTGTTCTTAAATGAATGGGAAAGTACACTTATAAGTGGAATATCTCTTCCAATTTCAATTATAAGTACTTTTATATGTATGAAACAGATGAACTTTTCATTAAACTCAATGTCATTAATGGCACTATCACTGTCCGTAGGGCTTTTAGTAGATGATGCTATAGTTGTTATAGAAAATATTGTACGGCATATGCATATGGGTAAATCTCCAATACAAGCAGCACAGGATGCTACATCAGAAATTGGATTTGCAGTAATAGCAACAACTTCAGCTGTTATATCAGTATTTTTCCCTATAGCAATGGTAGAGGGGATGATAGGAAAATATACAATTGAATTTGCACTTACAGTTGTATTTAGCATGTTAGTCTCACTTATTGTATCATTTACCCTTGTACCTATGATGTCAGCAAAAATGCTTAAGCCAGGGAAAAAAGAAAGTAAAACATTTATTGGTAAATTTTTTAAGTGGTTTAATGAGAAATTTGATATTTTTGCTGAAAAATATTCACAGTTATTAGTTTTAAGTCTTAATAAAAGATTGCTAGTTTTAGGTATTTGTGCAGCTATGTTTGTAGGAAGCATTGGACTCGGTACATCACTAGGATTTGAATCACAGGTTGCAACTGATAATGGTCAGGTTAGTGTTAGTGCTACATTTGATTCAGGGATAACACTAGATACTGCTACGCAAAAAACTAAGCAGCTTGAAGATGTTATTAGTAAATATCCGGAAGTAAAGTTTATGTATTCCACAGTGAAAAAAGCTAGTACATCAATTAAAATTCAGCTGGTGGATAAAAGTGAGCGTAAGGAAAAATCAAAAGCAATAGCAGAAAAGCTTAGAGGAGATTTGCAAGGTATTTCCGGAGTTCAAGTTACAGTAGCTGCTGCATCAGGAGCCGGTGGAGCTTCAAAAGATGTAGCTTACAATATTGTTGGAGATGATAGATCAAAGCTTCAAACCTTTGCAAATAAGATAGCAGAGGAGATGTCTAAAGATCCTAATGCAAGAGATGTTGGTACAAACAGTAAATCTGGTACACCACAAGTAAGGATTGAGGTGGATCGTGATAAAGCAGCAGATTTAGGTGTTAGTAGTTCAGATGTTGCAAGTATGTTGTCAACATTATTTAATGGTTCATCTGTAAGTAAGTATGATGGCGGAACAGATAGATATGATGTAAAAGTATCTATAGATGATAACGAATGTAAAAGCCTTAATGATCTTGATAATATTTATGTTTTAGGAACAAAAAATCAACAAGTTCCTTTAAGTCAAGTAACTAAAAAAGTTATTGAAACAACTTCTTCATCGCTGCATAGATATAATAAGCAGCCACAAGTTGAAGTTTCTGCTAATGTTATAGGGGTATCTTCAGGTACTTTCGAAAGTAATTATAAGGCAAAGATTCAAAGCGAACTGCCAGATGGAGTTTCATTATCTATTGGAGGAATCAGTGGAATGATGGCAAAAGGTATGCAGAGTTTAATTCAAGCTATATTTCTATCAATACTTTTCTTGTATTTAGTTATGGCAGCACAATTTGAAAGTTTTATTGATCCAATTTCTATAATGTTTGCACTGCCACTTGCAATTATTGGAGCTGTACTTGGATTATTTGTTTTTGGAAGCGCTATAAGTATGATATGTATGATAGGTATTATTATGCTTATGGGTCTAGTTGCTAAAAATGGGATTCTGCTTATTGACTCTGCAAAGGAAAAAATGAAAGAAGGTATTCCTATAAAGGAAGCTTTGAGAGAAGCAGGACTTGTAAGATTACGTCCAATAGTAATGACTACTTTGGCTATGATATTTGGTATGATTCCAGCCGCTGTAGCTACAGGAGCAGGTTCGGAATCCCGTGCACCTATGTCACAGGCAATAATTGGTGGATTAATTACATCCTCAATTTTAACTTTGTTCGTAGTACCGATTGCATATACAATACTTGATGATTTGAAAAATAAGTTTGGAAAATTGGTTCATAAAAAGTCAGTAAAAATTGATGATGATGAAGAATCAAATTTAAATTTATAG